In Zonotrichia leucophrys gambelii isolate GWCS_2022_RI chromosome 6, RI_Zleu_2.0, whole genome shotgun sequence, one genomic interval encodes:
- the LOC135449774 gene encoding LOW QUALITY PROTEIN: vertebrate ancient opsin-like (The sequence of the model RefSeq protein was modified relative to this genomic sequence to represent the inferred CDS: deleted 1 base in 1 codon), whose product MDAFRAFENGSLLPSYFAPARWDPFRRPLDSIQPWQFRLLAAVMLLVTSLSLAENLAVILVTCKFKQLRQPVNYIIVNLSVADFLVSLTGGTISFLTNLKGYFFMGYWTCVLEGFAVTFFGIAALWSLALLAFERYVVICRPLRNARLRGKHAALGIVFVWSFSFIWTIPPTIGWSSYTPSKIGTTCEPNWYSGAYADRTYIITFFTTCFIIPLLVILVSYGKLVQKLKKVSDAQGRLGTTRRPERQVTRMVVFMIIAFLICWMPYAAFSILVTAYPSIELDPRLAAIPAFFSKTATVYNPIIYVFMNKQFRQCLIELFSCNAIGAAESNMNLTSERAVLTQDRRGSEMAPMAAHGTISKRKSGDGHRADNLWLH is encoded by the exons ATGGATGCATTCAGAGCATTTGAAAATGGGTCGCTCTTGCCCAGTTACTTTGCTCCTGCCAGATGGGATCCCTTCCGCCGTCCCTTGGACTCCATCCAGCCCTGGCAATTCAGGCTTCTGGCAGCAGTAATGTTGTTGGTGACCTCCCTGTCACTTGCTGAGAACCTGGCTGTAATCCTGGTAACTTGTAAGTTCAAGCAATTGAGACAACCTGTCAATTATATTATAGTCAATTTGTCTGTGGCTGATTTCCTGGTCTCACTGACTGGTGGTACCATCAGCTTTTTAACAAATctaaaaggttatttttttatGGGATACTGGACTTGCGTGTTGGAAGGATTTGCTGTCACATTTTTCG GCATTGCAGCTCTCTGGTCCCTTGCTCTGCTGGCCTTTGAGCGGTACGTTGTGATCTGCCGCCCCCTGAGAAATGCGCGCTTGAGGGGGAAGCACGCAGCTCTAGGCATCGTCTTTGTGTGGAGCTTCTCCTTCATTTGGACCATTCCACCAACAATTGGATGGAGCAGTTACACCCCCAGTAAGATTGGAACTACTTGTGAGCCTAACTG GTACTCAGGAGCTTATGCTGACCGTACATACATTATTACGTTCTTCACCACCTGTTTTATAATACCCTTATTGGTGATTTTGGTATCCTATGGAAAACTGGTGCAGAAGTTAAAAAAG GTGTCAGATGCACAAGGCAGGCTGGGAACTACCAGGAGACCTGAAAGACAAGTGACTAGAATGGTTGTCTTTATGATCATTGCCTTTCTAATCTGCTGGATGCCGTACGCTGCCTTTTCTATCCTAGTCACTGCATATCCCTCCATTGAGCTGGATCCTCGTCTGGCAGCAATTCCGGCCTTCTTTTCCAAAACAGCTACCGTCTATAATCCAATTATTTATGTCTTTATGAACAAACAG TTCAGGCAGTGTCTGATTGAATTGTTCAGCTGTAATGCCATAGGAGCTGCAGAGTCCAACATGAATCTGACTTCAGAGAGAGCAGTGCTAACCCAGGACAGGAGAGGCAGCGAGATGGCCCCCATGGCAGCTCATGGCACCATTTCTAAGAGGAAAAGTGGAGATGGTCACAGA GCCGACAACCTTTGGCTCCATTGA